In Halovivax gelatinilyticus, the following are encoded in one genomic region:
- a CDS encoding AAA family ATPase — translation MDVSQANQECTEVIDRLGDAVISERRFFEDVLVGVIGRGHVLLEDVPGTGKTLTARSIADALGLSFSRIQFTPDLLPSDVTGTHIYNEGDGSFEFTEGPIFANIVLADEINRAPPKTQAALLEAMEEGQVTVAGETRPLPKPFFVIATQNPVEQEGTFPLPEAQVDRFLVKTSLGYPDADGEVELLSRRANRETMSPSVERVFEREHVEALRRVPESVRTDPDLLEYIVEITRKTRTDGRVEIGVSPRGTQRLFEAARAYAALRGSEFVTPDDIKRVAQPVCAHRLVLTPDATVNDVDKSQIIDSVLESVPVPTVE, via the coding sequence ATGGACGTATCACAGGCGAATCAGGAGTGTACGGAAGTCATCGATCGGCTCGGTGACGCCGTCATCTCCGAACGACGATTCTTCGAAGACGTACTGGTGGGAGTCATCGGACGGGGCCACGTCCTGCTTGAGGACGTCCCCGGGACCGGGAAAACGCTCACTGCACGGTCGATCGCGGACGCGCTCGGCCTCTCGTTCTCCCGAATTCAGTTCACACCCGACCTTCTCCCGTCGGACGTGACCGGGACGCACATCTACAACGAGGGCGACGGCTCGTTCGAGTTCACCGAGGGACCGATCTTCGCGAACATCGTCCTGGCCGACGAGATCAATCGCGCGCCGCCGAAGACCCAGGCGGCGCTCCTGGAGGCGATGGAAGAGGGGCAGGTGACGGTAGCCGGAGAGACCAGACCCCTCCCCAAGCCGTTTTTCGTCATCGCGACGCAGAACCCGGTCGAACAGGAAGGGACGTTCCCACTGCCCGAAGCGCAGGTCGACCGGTTTCTCGTCAAGACGTCGCTCGGCTACCCCGACGCCGACGGCGAAGTCGAACTGTTGAGTCGACGGGCGAACCGCGAAACGATGAGCCCCTCCGTCGAGCGCGTGTTCGAGCGAGAACACGTCGAAGCGCTCAGACGCGTGCCCGAGTCGGTCCGAACTGATCCGGATCTACTCGAGTACATCGTCGAAATTACCCGCAAAACCCGCACAGACGGACGCGTCGAGATCGGCGTCTCACCTCGCGGAACACAACGCCTGTTCGAAGCGGCCAGAGCGTACGCGGCGCTGCGCGGGAGCGAGTTCGTCACGCCTGACGACATCAAGCGAGTCGCCCAACCGGTGTGTGCACACCGACTCGTCTTAACCCCCGACGCCACGGTCAACGACGTCGATAAGTCCCAGATCATCGACAGCGTACTCGAATCGGTTCCGGTACCGACCGTCGAGTGA